In the genome of Porphyrobacter sp. ULC335, one region contains:
- a CDS encoding PilZ domain-containing protein, with amino-acid sequence MNLDSISRSSDRRPMSLTVKSRVRSRVVFVDLLDLSEGGCKIRGKAGFAEVGDRVTMKVNGINAPLGSVAWVEGSVAGVAFEGAMHPAVIDYLCDQHDERDSGPRLRRVI; translated from the coding sequence ATGAACCTCGACTCGATCTCGCGTTCCTCCGATCGTCGGCCGATGAGCCTGACAGTGAAAAGCCGCGTGCGTTCGCGCGTGGTCTTTGTCGATCTGCTCGACCTCTCCGAAGGGGGCTGCAAGATCCGCGGGAAAGCCGGGTTTGCCGAAGTCGGTGACCGGGTGACCATGAAGGTCAACGGGATCAACGCCCCGCTCGGTTCGGTCGCCTGGGTTGAAGGCTCGGTCGCCGGCGTCGCTTTCGAAGGTGCGATGCATCCGGCGGTGATCGACTATCTGTGCGACCAGCACGACGAGCGCGATTCCGGCCCGAGACTGCGCCGCGTCATCTGA
- a CDS encoding putative DNA modification/repair radical SAM protein produces MAQQTLRQKLEILADAAKYDASCASSGTAKKNSLGGKGVGSTEGMGICHAYAPDGRCISLLKILLTNHCIFDCHYCINRKSSNVMRARFTPQEVVDLTLNFYRRNYIEGLFLSSGIVKSANHTMEQLVEVARILREEHDFRGYIHLKTIPEADAEVIHQAGLYADRVSINVELPTTAGLTRLAPDKNAGQIEGAMGRTKARIIEAKDERKRFRHAPRFAPAGQSTQMIVGADDASDSAIIGKASRLYGDFGLRRVYYSAFSPIPDASAVLPLKRPPLLREHRLYQSDWLMRFYGFAPQEVADAAEADGNLPLDIDPKLAWALKFRESFPVDVNRAPREMLLRVPGLGTKAVARILASRRHRTLRLDDIALLTASITKVRPFICALDWRPTLLTDRADLRGLIVPKQEQLELF; encoded by the coding sequence ATGGCCCAGCAAACCCTCCGCCAGAAGCTCGAAATCCTCGCCGATGCAGCGAAGTATGATGCGTCCTGCGCGTCATCCGGAACGGCGAAGAAGAACTCGCTGGGCGGAAAAGGCGTGGGTTCGACCGAGGGGATGGGCATTTGCCATGCCTACGCGCCGGATGGGCGCTGCATCTCGCTGCTCAAGATCCTGCTGACCAACCACTGCATCTTCGACTGCCACTACTGCATCAACCGCAAGAGCTCGAACGTGATGCGAGCCCGGTTCACGCCGCAGGAGGTGGTCGACCTCACGCTCAATTTCTACCGCCGCAATTATATCGAGGGGCTGTTCCTGTCCTCGGGCATCGTCAAGAGCGCCAATCATACGATGGAGCAACTGGTCGAGGTCGCGCGAATTCTGCGCGAAGAGCACGATTTTCGCGGCTATATCCACCTCAAGACCATTCCCGAGGCCGATGCCGAGGTGATCCATCAGGCCGGGCTTTATGCCGACCGCGTCTCGATCAATGTCGAACTGCCCACCACGGCCGGGCTGACCCGTCTCGCGCCCGACAAGAATGCGGGCCAGATCGAGGGCGCGATGGGGCGGACCAAGGCGCGGATCATCGAGGCCAAGGATGAAAGGAAGCGCTTTCGCCATGCCCCCCGCTTTGCACCGGCGGGCCAGTCCACCCAGATGATTGTCGGCGCGGACGATGCCTCGGATAGCGCGATCATTGGCAAGGCGAGCCGGCTCTACGGCGATTTCGGGCTGCGGCGCGTCTATTACAGCGCCTTCTCGCCGATCCCCGATGCCTCTGCGGTGCTGCCGCTGAAGCGCCCGCCACTGCTGCGCGAGCACCGCCTGTACCAATCCGACTGGTTGATGCGCTTCTATGGCTTTGCCCCGCAGGAGGTGGCCGACGCTGCGGAGGCGGATGGTAACCTGCCGCTCGACATTGACCCCAAGCTCGCCTGGGCACTGAAATTCCGCGAGAGCTTTCCGGTCGATGTGAACCGCGCACCAAGGGAAATGCTGCTGCGGGTGCCGGGGCTGGGAACCAAGGCGGTGGCGCGCATCCTTGCTTCGCGTCGACACCGGACGTTGCGTCTGGATGATATCGCGCTGCTGACCGCTTCGATCACCAAGGTGCGCCCCTTCATCTGCGCGCTCGACTGGCGGCCCACGCTGCTCACCGACCGCGCCGATCTGCGCGGCCTGATCGTTCCCAAGCAGGAACAGCTGGAGCTGTTCTGA